The Paenibacillus amylolyticus genome contains the following window.
TGCCTCTGAACCAGTAATGATAATAACAAAACCCATAAATGCCATGATGTTTGGCTGTTTCTGCTTGCCACTTTCGTACATCAGGATTGGAAAGATCATAATATTTCCCCGAAATGGCTGGTTAGGTTGATGATGACCTGAATATAAAGGAGTGGCTTTTTTAACATTGGTCCATTCCGTAAAACCGTCTCCCCACCAACGGTCATTCTCCTTAATCCGGTGAAACTGGGGCAGATGCAGAGCAATAATCTTCAACCCGAACGCCTCCAATGCAGCAACATGATGCAGTCTGCACGCCTGTGATTCTTGATGGTTTATATATAAATGATATCCAACAGTCGCAGTGTTTTTTGCAGATGGGATTGATTGTATTTCATGTATGCCAGGGCATGACTCGCGGCCAGTCTTCTTGCATCGATACTCTGCCAGTAGTGTTCAAACTTCTGAAGGAGTTCTTCGCAGGAGGCGAATTGTTGGAAAAAACTAAAATCCACCACGTTACTCTGATTCGCCGAGGGCCCTATGAGCTGAAACGTCCCGCATGCAGCAATTTCCATCACGTGTTTGATGGATTCTCCACTATGAATAACGATTTTGCTTCCGTTATAGTACATCTGGCGAGCTTCTTGACTGTGAACCGGGTTGAAATCTCCTAGCGGTGCCCAGCCCTTCCCATCCACCCGAACCATCTTGTCATTCAGCAGACCGGATGTGGCCAAAGTCGTTACCATGCTATCCGGTTCCGCATCCCCGATGATATACACATCTGACTCGTACTCCGAGGGGACCGCTTGCGGACAGAATATATGGGGATCAGGCGGCATTAACAGTTCATTCCGAGCAGAGCCTGCCAGATGCTGCTGATGGTCAATCATTGACCATGAATGCTGCACAAAGACATGATCAATCCACGGCAATATGGCATCGCTTTGACTTCCATTTTGATTCGGAGACAACCAGATTGCTACTGGGACGGTTGATTCTTTTAACGCTGTGATATTCTCATTCGGCAATTGTTCATCACTTCCAATAATCAGAATCAGGTCAACCTCCATTGCAGACAGACTGGCTGAAACGGATTCTATATATTTAATCTCATTTACATGCCTCACGAGATGTTTAAGACTTTGTTCAATCAGTACACAATGTGATGACATTTCCCGGTCATTACACGGTGTAATCAACAGTACATTTAGCTCTTTATAGATCACTTTGGACTTTACTCGATTAGATGCATGTTCCTCCTGCATCATTTTCAGCCATTGTTGCTTGAGCTCTAACTGCTGTTCTGCCATATGCTTGCGCATGGATTTGAGTTTTCGGTTCAGTACGCCATGCATCTGTCTCAGAAATAACTGGTTTGCATCGTGAACTGAACGATTCTTTTTGACAGACTTCACTTGCATTTTTGACTTCTTTCGGATAACAAACCCTCCCGTTCCAGGCGTAAACATTCTCTGCCTACAATATGCAAGGAATAGTGGCATGGTTTCTTTTATGGACTGCTTCACTCGCTCTTCATTGCAAAACGGGCTTTATCTCGAACAGATAATGTGTGGTCACCCGGATCGGTTCAGATCTTGTCCTCATAGAATATAAGAATACGATATGGGAGATGATGTCATTGCCAACTTTTGATAGTATCCTTGTCACCGGCAATCAGACGATAAATCAGAATTTACAGGTTAATGGTAATCAAACTGTTGGTGTTGATCTGCAAGTCAATGGCAGTCAGACCATAGCAGGCAGCCTGCAGATCAACGCCAGCTCCTCGATTGTCAATCATTTGGGTGTAGGCGGAGTAGTCCAAGCTGGAGATAGCGTCAAGGCTGCTGACACAATTAATGGCCCTTAATCAGCCTACGCTTCCCGTGTCTCTACCAACTCTGCAACAGTTCAGATATTACAATCCTGGTGTTGCGGGTCAACCCGGTCTGGTCTTAACAGGAACCGCTGGCAACCAATATATTCTGTTCGTTGATGAGAGTAGTGGAACACCCCATCTTGCCATTCAACCGGTATAATACGATCCGTCCACAGGCCAATGTCAGCAAAAGAAGCGATATCCGTCAGCATTCCGGATATCGCTTCTTTTGCTTTATTTTATGAAGATATAACCTGGTATAACTCAGTCCATTTATACATCTGTGATCAATACGGACAAGACACTCTTGCTTTTCAGCTGGAACTTCATCAATTCATCGTCGCGCAGCTTAACCTGTACGTTGCCAGTCTCCTCCCCATCATTGAAGAGGACTAATGCTACGGAACCATCGGCATTTTTGAAAGCCACAGAATAAATGCTATCATCACTGGATATTGATTCAATCCGAACAGCCTTGGGACGGATCAGAGCACTAAAATGGGCCAGGGCATAATAATCAAGTGTATACGTAAGTTCCTGGGTTTGTTGATTCACCTGAACGATCCCACGACACGTACTGCGGCCAAATCCCGGAACAGTCGGCCCATTGTTCTCATCAAGTGCCATATTCCATAGTACAAATGACTTGCTGTAATTACGAAGAATCTGAATTCCTGTTCGTATCACATTCGAGAAGGCCTGTTCAAATGGCGGGATCCACTCGCCGCCCGAGCCTTCGGTGAAGTGCACTTCTTTGCCTGCAAAGGCTTCGTATACCTTCGTTTGAGCAGATGCATCGCCTCCGTACCAGTGCCAGGCTACGCCGTCAACTTCCTCTCCGGCTTGTTCCAGCACGGTGAGTGGATAGTCCGGTTGATCCCAGTTGTGATCGTAACAGAGAATTTTGGTTGGAATATCGTTACGAACAAAGGCTGGTTTGAGATGGTTTTGAATAAAGTCTGCTTGTGCTTCGGCCGGCATCAACATACCTGGATAATGCCCCGGTTCATATAGCGCCTCATTCTGTGGTGTGATGGCATGGATGGGTAATCCATGCGCTGTATACGCTTGAATATATTTCACAAAATATTCGGCATATACGGATACCATTCCGTCTTCAATTGACCGGTAATCATGGAGCAACTCGTTTTCATCCAGCCGGGTGCACTCCATGGTGAAGCAAACAGTTTCAATTCAGGATTCATTGCTAATGCTTGTTGGGTTAAAGGAATAACATCCTCTTCATCATGTGCAATGCTGAAATGGGTTAATTCTGGATCTGTTTGCTGTTCTGGCATATCGTTATAACTGTATACCGTTCTGGCATAGTCCGAAGCCCCCATCGGATTGCGAATGACCGAGAGCCCAATGCCTTTCTCCGGATGGAACAGCCGGGACATGAGTTCATCCCGCTGCTCCTCGTTCAAGATTTGATGGATCAGATAGGCAGAAGAATCGGTAAACGAAGCACCAAATCCGTCCATTTCCTGATACGTTAGCTGATCATCCAGTCGAATCGTCGTTGTCTTCAGATCAGGGGAATGAGGTTGCAATTGATCCACGGACACAGGTACAAATAATTCATCTTCTCCTGTTGATTTGTACATTTTGAATGTAGTCATAGAATTCTCCTTCATGTTTCTATTATTGAATGCCCAGTTTCTCTTTGTTCCGTTTCATCTTTTCACTGCGTACCTTCACAATTTCTTCCCAGCGATTTTCACCTAAAAATGACTTGTAAGCTCGAATGCATTGTCATATGAGGCATCATCCTTGGACCGTACCATGCTGACCAGCGTTGTATTCCATTTCGTATTAATTGCTGACAACGCACGAGCTTCAGGTGTACCTTGATCCGGGCTAATATTCTCCAGAATGAAATGTGGTTTCAGCTTGCCTTTGCCCCACTCCTGCATCTGTTTAATCGCTTCCGGAAATGCATCTGCACTGAGTGCTTTGTGACGATCATGACCGAAGAACATAAACTCACCCATCCGATAATCCTTTTTGAATTGATCCGCATTATTCAGTTGCAGATCTTTTACCGCTGGCAGCAACTCTACAGTTCCGTCCGACTTGGTTTGGTAGGTTTCACCCTCGATCCCGTAATTCATGAGTGTCTGGCCTTCTTCACTTAATAAATAGGTGAATATCTGAATTGCCTTGGCCGGATCTTTGCAATCCTTGGAGATGTAATTGATCATCCACCCCGTTATCCCCGATTGATTCAAAGTTGGTGCGTTGCCTTTGGTGCTCTGCGGTCCATCAATAGCGACATATTCTTTGCCCGGATTGGCACTCATGTAGATTTGCAGGTTCCCGCCTTGTTGAGGTGTACCATCAAGCAACATGGTCGCGTATTTACCGGACTTTACTTTTTCCTCAAAAGCCGTTCCATCATCGGCAAAACTATCATCACTGATATTGCCGTCTCTGTACACGGTGTTCAGTGTCTTCAGCCACGTAAGGTAATCTTCATCCAGATTACGATCGTAAAATTCTCCCGATTCGGTCTCCAGCGGAACGCCGATGAAATCTTGCAACGTATCCCCGAGTGACCCTGTTCCTTCACCAATAGAGTTGAATCCAAACGGAATCAGTGCAGGGAACTCTTGCTTAATTCGTTTCATCACGCTCTGGAATTCTTCTGGCGTTCCAATGACCGGACTACCCAAAGCTTCATACACATCCTTACGAATGACAAATGCCGTTTTGGCAGGAATGTTACCGCTATCATAATCCTCTTGTGTATTGGAATAGTTCGGGTAACCATAGGTTTTGCCATCCGCCAACTGGAACCAGTTCAATGTATCCGCAGCAGCAACTTTATTGAAGTAGGGATCATATCTTTCTGCCAGATCGTTCAGCGGCATGGCCCAGGTTGCAGCTTTTTGCACCACAGGAGAGTTGGAGTCAAATACGGTCAGCAAGTCAGGCATATCTCCACCTGCGAAAAAGGTATTTAACTTGGTATCATCACCCGTGATGAATTTAATATTGATATTCAGATCCTCTTTGATTTTCTTCGTGACAATATCCTTGCCAAAATCGGTGTTCCACCAGTCTGCATTGACGTACCACGTCAGATCGGTAGCCTCTTCTTTTTTATCCAACTGCCAAGCCGGCTTCTCCGGGTCTACCGTATACCGATCTTCAATGGACACCCAGTTGCCTTCACCGGAGCCCCCGGATCCACCGCTGCAACCTGTTATCATAAGTACGGCTCCAAGCAATGTCGCGAACAATGTGAGCCCTTTTTTTCCTGATGCCTTGTTCAACTTCAACATGTTTTATTCCTCCTCAAGATGGGGTGTTTGTTGCTCCTATTCCTTGACTGCTCCGAGCATCATTCCCGAGATAAAGTATCTCTGAACGATGGGATAGATCAGTACGATAGGTAATGTGGTTATGACGATGGTGGCCAACTGCACGCCCTTCGTCGTTGTTTCAATTACAGCCGAACCCCCGACATTTTGCATGGATTGGGTCTGCGACTGCACGATAATCTCATACAGCATCATCTGAAGTGGATACAATGATTGATCGGTAATGTATAGCTTGGTTGTCATGAAGTCGTTCCACTGCCCCACTCCATTAAATAGCGCAATTGTAGCCATGGCAGGCATGGAGAGTGGAATGAAGATTTTGAGGAAAATATGCCAATCCCCTGCACCGTCAATCTTCGCCGACTCTTCGAGGGAATCCGGTACGTTACGGAAGAAATTCATGAGAATCACGACATCATAGAAGCTGAACAACGCCGGAATAATGTACACCCAGAAGCTGTTAAGCAAGCCGAGTGATTTGATCAACAGATAGGTCGGAATCATGCCTCCCGAGAAAAACATGGTAATAACACCCATGGCAACGTATAATTTGCGGCCTCTTATGTACTTTTTGCTCAGACCATAGCCCACCATGGCACAAAAGAACACATGTGTAACCACACCAATCGTTGTTTTGGATACCGATATGAAGAAGGCCTGCCAGATGCCCTGATCATTGAATACCGCTCTGTAATTCTCCAGCGAGAATTCCGGTGACCAGAAGATGAACCCACCTTCCGCCAACGCTTTCCCCGAGCTAAAGGAAGAGATGATGACATTCCAGAGAGGAACCAGAATAACGACCGTACAGATGATTAACAAAATGATGTTTAAGGTATCAAAGATCCGACTATCCAGATCTTCTTTTGCCACCTTTCCATTCACGCGGGATGCCTCCTTCTTACAACACAGATTGATTATCGTTTAATTTGCTTGTGATTTTGTTCGCCGTGACGAGCAGAATGACAGAGATGATCGAGACACCCAAGCCAACGGCCGTGGCATAAGAAAAGTCTCCCTGCGACATCCCCATACGATAGACGTATGAGTTAATGACTTCCGCTTTGTCGCGGTTTTGGGAATTCATGAGAACCAGGGTCTGATCCAGATTCGACCCCAATAAACCGC
Protein-coding sequences here:
- a CDS encoding glycoside hydrolase family 30 beta sandwich domain-containing protein, whose product is MLHDYRSIEDGMVSVYAEYFVKYIQAYTAHGLPIHAITPQNEALYEPGHYPGMLMPAEAQADFIQNHLKPAFVRNDIPTKILCYDHNWDQPDYPLTVLEQAGEEVDGVAWHWYGGDASAQTKVYEAFAGKEVHFTEGSGGEWIPPFEQAFSNVIRTGIQILRNYSKSFVLWNMALDENNGPTVPGFGRSTCRGIVQVNQQTQELTYTLDYYALAHFSALIRPKAVRIESISSDDSIYSVAFKNADGSVALVLFNDGEETGNVQVKLRDDELMKFQLKSKSVLSVLITDV
- a CDS encoding sugar ABC transporter substrate-binding protein; amino-acid sequence: MLKLNKASGKKGLTLFATLLGAVLMITGCSGGSGGSGEGNWVSIEDRYTVDPEKPAWQLDKKEEATDLTWYVNADWWNTDFGKDIVTKKIKEDLNINIKFITGDDTKLNTFFAGGDMPDLLTVFDSNSPVVQKAATWAMPLNDLAERYDPYFNKVAAADTLNWFQLADGKTYGYPNYSNTQEDYDSGNIPAKTAFVIRKDVYEALGSPVIGTPEEFQSVMKRIKQEFPALIPFGFNSIGEGTGSLGDTLQDFIGVPLETESGEFYDRNLDEDYLTWLKTLNTVYRDGNISDDSFADDGTAFEEKVKSGKYATMLLDGTPQQGGNLQIYMSANPGKEYVAIDGPQSTKGNAPTLNQSGITGWMINYISKDCKDPAKAIQIFTYLLSEEGQTLMNYGIEGETYQTKSDGTVELLPAVKDLQLNNADQFKKDYRMGEFMFFGHDRHKALSADAFPEAIKQMQEWGKGKLKPHFILENISPDQGTPEARALSAINTKWNTTLVSMVRSKDDASYDNAFELTSHF
- a CDS encoding carbohydrate ABC transporter permease produces the protein MNGKVAKEDLDSRIFDTLNIILLIICTVVILVPLWNVIISSFSSGKALAEGGFIFWSPEFSLENYRAVFNDQGIWQAFFISVSKTTIGVVTHVFFCAMVGYGLSKKYIRGRKLYVAMGVITMFFSGGMIPTYLLIKSLGLLNSFWVYIIPALFSFYDVVILMNFFRNVPDSLEESAKIDGAGDWHIFLKIFIPLSMPAMATIALFNGVGQWNDFMTTKLYITDQSLYPLQMMLYEIIVQSQTQSMQNVGGSAVIETTTKGVQLATIVITTLPIVLIYPIVQRYFISGMMLGAVKE